One window of Leishmania infantum JPCM5 genome chromosome 8 genomic DNA carries:
- a CDS encoding stress-induced protein sti1, which translates to MDATELKNKGNEEFSAGRYVEAVNYFSKAIQLDEQNSVLYSNRSACFAAMQKYKDALDDADKCISIKPNWAKGYVRRGAALHGMRRYDDAIAAYEKGLKVDPSNSSCAQGVKDVQVAKAREARDPIARVFTPEAFRKIQENPKLSLLMLQPDYVKMVDTVIRDPSQARLYMEDQRFALTLMYLSGMKIPNDGDDEEEERPSAKAAETAKPKEEKLLTDNEKEALALKEEGNKLYLSKKFEEALTKYQEAQVKDPKNTLYILNVSAVYFEQGDYDKCIAECEHGIEHARENHCDYTIIAKLMTRNALCLQKQRKYEAAIDLYKRALVEWRNPDTLKKLTECEKEHQKAVEEAYIDPEIAKQKKDEGNQYFKEDKFPEAVTAYTEAIKRNPAEHTSYSNRAAAYIKLGAFNDALKDAEKCIELKPDFVKGYARKGHAYFWTKQYNRALQAYDEGLKVDPSNADCKDGRYRTIMKIQEMASGQSADGDEAARRAMDDPEIAAIMQDSYMQLVLKEMQNDPTRIQEYMKDSGISAKINKLISAGIIRFGQ; encoded by the coding sequence ATGGACGCAACTGAGCTGAAGAACAAGGGGAACGAAGAGTTCTCCGCCGGCCGCTATGTGGAGGCAGTGAACTACTTCTCAAAGGCGATCCAGTTGGATGAGCAGAACAGTGTCCTCTACAGCAACCGCTCCGCCTGCTTTGCAGCCATGCAAAAGTACAAGGACGCGCTGGACGACGCCGACAAGTGCATCTCGATCAAGCCGAATTGGGCCAAGGGCTACGTgcgccgaggcgcagctcTCCATGGCATGCGCCGCTACGACGATGCCATTGCCGCGTATGAAAAGGGGCTCAAGGTGGACCCTTccaacagcagctgcgcgcagGGCGTGAAGGACGTGCAGGTAGCCAAGGCCCGCGAAGCACGTGACCCCATCGCTCGCGTCTTCACCCCGGAGGCGTTCCGAAAGATCCAAGAGAATCCCAAGCTGTCCCTACTTATGCTGCAGCCTGACTACGTGAAGATGGTGGACACCGTCATCCGCGACCCTTCGCAGGCCCGACTGTACATGGAAGACCAGCGCTTTGCCCTGACGCTCATGTACCTGAGCGGGATGAAGATTCCCAACGATGgtgatgacgaggaggaggaacgTCCGTctgcgaaggcggcggagacAGCGAAGCCAAAAGAGGAGAAGCTTCTCACCGACAACGAGAAGGAGGCCCTGGCGctcaaggaggagggcaacaAGCTCTACCTCTCGAAAAAGTTTGAGGAGGCGCTGACCAAGTACCAAGAGGCGCAGGTGAAAGACCCCAAGAACACTTTGTACATTCTGAACGTGTCGGCCGTGTACTTCGAGCAGGGTGACTACGACAAGTGCATCGCCGAGTGCGAGCACGGTATCGAGCACGCTCGCGAGAACCACTGCGACTACACAATCATTGCGAAGCTCATGACCCGGAACGCCTTGTGCCTCCAAAAGCAGAGGAAGTACGAGGCCGCCATTGACCTTTACAAGCGCGCCCTTGTCGAGTGGCGTAACCCTGACACCCTCAAGAAGCTCACGGAGTGCGAGAAGGAGCACCAAAAGGCGGTGGAGGAAGCCTACATCGATCCTGAGATCGCGAAGCAGAAGAAAGACGAAGGTAACCAGTACTTCAAGGAGGATAAGTTCCCCGAGGCCGTGACAGCGTACACGGAGGCCATCAAACGCAACCCTGCCGAGCACACTTCCTACAGCAATCGCGCGGCCGCTTACATCAAGCTTGGAGCCTTCAACGACGCCCTCAAGGACGCGGAGAAGTGCATTGAGCTGAAGCCCGACTTTGTTAAGGGCTACGCGCGCAAGGGTCATGCTTACTTTTGGACCAAGCAGTACAAccgcgcgctgcaggcgtACGATGAGGGCCTCAAGGTGGACCCGAGCAACGCGGACTGCAAGGATGGGCGGTATCGCACAATCATGAAGATTCAGGAGATGGCATCTGGCCAGTCCGCGGatggcgacgaggcggcgcgccgcgccatgGACGATCCTGAAATCGCGGCAATCATGCAAGATAGCTATATGCAACTAGTGCTGAAGGAGATGCAGAACGATCCCACGCGCATTCAGGAGTACATGAAGGACTCCGGCATCTCAGCGAAGATCAACAAGCTGATTTCAGCTGGCATCATTCGTTTTGGTCAGTAG